Proteins encoded by one window of Synergistales bacterium:
- a CDS encoding cache domain-containing protein: protein MRSLRGRIALAFIVLILAVFAAVGLLAQHDVERSVTDMETKHVHEVLDLAMLTVENGYEEYRYHGEALLRERRSALEDTLQLAMAAVESSYRRARSGVITREAARHSAMETLRGMRYADGAGYFWVQNDRLPIPMMLMHAAMPELEWKPCTHPLMYKALGDGSNLTAHFVEACRESEDGKAFVTYRWPKPTPEGLTEIEPKLSCVQLFEPWGWVVGTGLYVDDIEDECVTHLDHISETMFTSLSEIELGRSGYLFVFTDDGEILMHPEIADGNGAVFADSRKKQEILSALIEAAEEPGGRHEYLGPKPQGGNGVTRKISFVRFFEPLGWYIGAAVYRSELVAPAVALGTKILWITAGFLVVAVLLALWLARGISRPLAELADSARRIESEGIEAASLPVRGTSETRALGLCLQNMISSLCTREEELHRLSFLVASAVSPLVMADLEGRLTYVNPAFLATWGYRSEEEVLGREIGEFWEIDGYLEELRDTIWTEEAVQREERARKADGTFFDVQFSAALVRDNSGRPIALMASSVDITARRRAEAEIERSNEELRLINRKLENYSYTISHDLKEPIRSIRTFSEFIREDYAEHFDEEAADYFARIIRASDRMARMIDDLLLLSRVGRYDVAFRRVSVTDLVREAEANLAPKLEDQGATLRYPELPEVVCQPVWLEMVFRNLVGNALKYGDKEHTVVEVGYRELPEHHLFTLRDNGRGIEKDQWERVFELFRKGHQNRGIEGSGAGLAIVASVAEQHQGSAWVEASVPGEGTTMAFTISKDLHQSEET from the coding sequence ATGCGTTCATTGCGGGGCAGGATAGCACTGGCCTTCATCGTGTTGATCCTCGCGGTCTTCGCGGCCGTGGGGCTCCTGGCCCAGCACGATGTGGAGCGCAGTGTCACGGACATGGAGACCAAACATGTGCACGAGGTGCTCGATCTGGCCATGCTCACCGTGGAGAATGGCTACGAGGAGTACCGCTACCACGGCGAGGCCCTCCTCCGGGAGCGCCGGTCGGCCCTGGAGGACACCCTGCAGCTGGCCATGGCGGCTGTGGAAAGCAGCTACAGGCGCGCCCGCAGCGGGGTGATCACCCGGGAGGCGGCCAGGCACTCGGCCATGGAGACCCTGCGGGGGATGCGCTACGCCGACGGGGCGGGCTATTTCTGGGTGCAGAACGACAGGCTGCCCATCCCCATGATGCTCATGCATGCGGCGATGCCCGAACTGGAGTGGAAGCCCTGCACACATCCGCTGATGTACAAGGCCCTCGGGGACGGGAGCAACCTGACAGCCCACTTTGTGGAGGCCTGCCGGGAGTCCGAGGACGGCAAGGCCTTTGTGACCTACCGGTGGCCCAAGCCGACACCGGAGGGGTTGACGGAGATAGAGCCCAAGCTCTCCTGTGTGCAGCTCTTCGAGCCCTGGGGGTGGGTGGTGGGGACGGGACTGTACGTGGACGACATCGAGGACGAGTGCGTGACCCACCTGGACCACATCAGCGAGACCATGTTTACGAGCCTCTCGGAGATCGAACTGGGGAGATCGGGCTACCTCTTTGTCTTTACGGATGATGGCGAGATCCTGATGCATCCCGAGATCGCCGACGGGAACGGCGCCGTTTTTGCCGACAGCCGGAAGAAACAGGAGATCCTGTCGGCGCTGATAGAGGCCGCCGAGGAGCCCGGCGGGAGGCACGAGTACCTCGGTCCGAAACCGCAGGGCGGTAACGGTGTCACCCGCAAGATATCCTTCGTCCGTTTCTTCGAGCCTCTTGGCTGGTACATCGGTGCCGCCGTCTACAGAAGCGAGCTGGTGGCCCCCGCTGTCGCGCTGGGCACCAAGATCCTCTGGATCACAGCGGGCTTTCTGGTGGTGGCGGTGCTGCTTGCGCTGTGGCTGGCCCGGGGGATCTCCCGTCCCCTTGCCGAGCTGGCCGACAGCGCCCGCAGGATCGAATCGGAGGGGATCGAGGCGGCGTCGCTGCCGGTCCGGGGAACCAGCGAAACCAGGGCGCTGGGGCTGTGCCTGCAGAATATGATCTCCTCGCTCTGCACCAGGGAGGAGGAGCTGCACCGGCTGTCCTTCCTGGTGGCATCGGCGGTCAGCCCCCTTGTGATGGCCGATCTGGAAGGCCGGCTGACCTACGTGAACCCCGCCTTTCTCGCCACATGGGGCTATCGCTCGGAGGAGGAGGTCCTGGGGAGAGAGATCGGGGAGTTCTGGGAGATCGACGGCTATCTGGAGGAGCTCCGGGACACCATCTGGACAGAGGAGGCCGTGCAGCGGGAGGAGCGGGCCCGGAAGGCCGACGGCACCTTTTTCGACGTACAGTTCTCCGCCGCGCTGGTGCGCGATAACAGCGGCCGCCCCATCGCCCTGATGGCATCCTCCGTGGATATCACCGCCCGCAGACGGGCCGAAGCGGAGATCGAGCGGAGCAACGAGGAGCTGCGCCTCATCAACAGAAAGCTCGAGAACTACTCCTACACCATCAGCCATGACCTGAAGGAGCCGATCCGCAGCATCCGTACCTTCAGCGAATTCATCCGCGAGGACTACGCGGAGCACTTCGACGAGGAGGCCGCCGACTATTTCGCCCGGATTATCAGGGCCTCCGACAGGATGGCCCGGATGATCGACGATCTGCTGCTGCTTTCCCGGGTGGGTCGGTACGATGTAGCCTTCAGGCGGGTGTCCGTGACGGATCTGGTGCGGGAAGCGGAAGCGAATCTGGCCCCGAAGCTGGAGGATCAGGGCGCGACCCTCCGGTATCCGGAGCTGCCGGAGGTGGTCTGCCAGCCTGTGTGGCTGGAGATGGTCTTCCGGAACCTCGTCGGGAACGCCCTCAAGTACGGCGACAAGGAGCACACCGTGGTGGAGGTGGGCTACCGCGAGCTGCCGGAACACCATCTGTTCACCCTGCGGGACAATGGGAGAGGGATCGAGAAAGACCAGTGGGAGCGGGTCTTCGAGCTCTTCCGCAAGGGCCACCAGAACAGAGGCATCGAGGGCAGCGGCGCGGGGCTCGCCATCGTCGCCTCGGTGGCGGAACAGCATCAGGGGTCGGCCTGGGTGGAGGCCAGTGT